From Plasmodium relictum strain SGS1 genome assembly, chromosome: 8, the proteins below share one genomic window:
- a CDS encoding E3 ubiquitin-protein ligase, putative, with product MNNNLENQREVEETEETNDIFLYNNETANEGESCNILCLFLFFISLFFIMVITADNSSPNNEYDNSNNRDSDILNDSRNDKIMNDILDNILIQSLNFKGYYKIKDTTTTNYLLNKSDNDLNIKKGKFEAKLITLKLALANASKSYIFFHFEPSKNELKKIKNKKKNKKYQFIGLSGININKSNDYIFNGIGYNVANFCQKFNEKCLCNYTVNIKQYLSNYESTSLRELDESYLYSLKNYLLNETEYYESSIFHQYYENYEKYINNINNYYDKNFIKNNDDFNASKEEENIKEIYGEDKELNTDIKKQSSNANIKNVHNQQIMLQLEGKTKDIKSGSSSSNIINEDEKKDYINTTGENISNEKKDNHESYNATNNKKTSTNNENDVTNEEKNSNFSNTNKEDIETNDSDYEGYIISNNCNLFISFNGDDIDKSYISNKITNFSILFNIKSLIELGLFWAQIGNSENMRNASKISIISICLNSFIEIFESLLLLYEVMLSRLLLIHFIIMVLLKFLLFTLMEVRYVLIIWKANHQQDINDGWEYMQRKLSKLYKYYYGSILVLIILFYYVFPLFPCVLLVLYLCWLPQILLDIWKGQRNSINLKFVFFLSLCRLFLPIYIFIYPYNIFQLDVFAQVIDTSNMTFSILLIAIIAIQLIFMFIQRIYGPRYFVNIDILPHVHNYYKTIDANFESGIPECVICMYDILLKDKKYCVTPCYHIFHEKCLQQWMNIKLECPTCRGALPNFP from the coding sequence ATGAATAACAATTTAGAAAATCAAAGAGAAGTTGAAGAAACAGAAGAAAcaaatgatatatttttatacaatAATGAAACAGCTAATGAAGGAGAATCATgtaatattttatgtttatttcttttctttatttcattattttttattatggtAATAACTGCTGATAATTCATCTCCAAATAATGAATATGATAATAGCAATAATAGAGATTCAGACATTTTAAATGATTCaagaaatgataaaattatgaatgatattttagataatatattaattcaaagtttaaattttaaaggTTATTACAAAATTAAGGATACTACTACTactaattatttattaaataaatccgataatgatttaaacataaaaaaggGAAAATTTGAAGCAAAATTAATTACCTTAAAATTAGCTTTAGCTAATGCTAGTAAATCctacattttttttcatttcgaGCCTtctaaaaatgaattaaaaaaaataaaaaataaaaaaaaaaataaaaaatatcagTTTATAGGATTAAGTGGAATAAATATTAACAAAAGTAATgactatatttttaatggaATTGGTTATAATGTAGCTAATTTTTGtcaaaaatttaatgaaaaatgcTTATGTAATTACACAGTAAATATTAAGCAATATTTAAGTAACTATGAATCTACTTCTTTAAGAGAGCTAGATGAGtcatatttatattcattaaaaaattacttatTGAATGAAACTGAATATTATGAAAGTTCAATATTTCATCAATATTATGagaattatgaaaaatacataaataatattaataattattacgataaaaattttattaaaaacaatGATGATTTTAATGCAAgtaaagaagaagaaaacataaaagaaatttatggTGAAGATAAAGAGTTAAATactgatataaaaaaacaatcTTCAAAtgctaatataaaaaatgttcaTAATCAACAAATTATGTTACAATTAGAAGGTAAAACAAAGGATATTAAAAGTGGTAGTAGTAGtagtaatataataaatgaagatgaaaaaaaggaTTATATAAATACGACCGGTGAAAATAtatcaaatgaaaaaaaagataatcaTGAATCATATAATGCAaccaataataaaaagacatcaacaaataatgaaaatgacgTAACGAACGAGGAAAAAAATAGCAATTTTTCTAATACGAATAAAGAAGATATAGAAACAAATGATAGTGATTATGAAGGTTATATTATATCAAATAATTGCAATTtgtttatatcatttaatgGAGACGATATAGATAAAAGTTATATATCTAATAAAATTAcgaatttttcaattttgtttaatataaaatcatTAATAGAATTAGGGTTGTTTTGGGCACAAATAGGAAACAGTGAAAATATGCGCAATGCTTCAAAAATATCAATAATATCTATTTgtttaaattcttttatagaaatatttGAATCTTTGTTACTTTTATACGAAGTAATGTTATCAAGATTATTActaattcattttattataatggTTCTATTAAAGTTTCTTTTATTCACACTAATGGAGGTCAGATATGTTTTAATCATTTGGAAAGCTAATCATCAACAAGACATTAATGACGGATGGGAATATATGCAAAGAAAATTaagtaaattatataaatattattatggAAGTATATTagtattaattattttattttattatgtttttcCATTATTCCCATGTGTATTACTagtattatatttatgttgGTTGCCCCAAATACTCCTAGATATATGGAAAGGTCAAAGAAattctattaatttaaaatttgttttttttttatcattatgcCGATTATTTTTacctatttatatatttatttatccttataatatttttcaattagATGTATTTGCACAAGTAATTGACACATCTAATATGACATTCAGTATTTTACTAATAGCCATTATAGCTattcaattaatttttatgtttattcAAAGAATATACGGGCCTCGATACTTTGTTAATATTGATATATTACCACATgttcataattattataaaactaTTGACGCTAACTTTGAGTCAGGAATACCTGAATGTGTAATATGTATGTAtgatattcttttaaaagataaaaaatattgtgTAACTCCTTGTTATCATATATTTCATGAAAAATGTTTACAACAATGGATGAACATAAAGTTAGAATGCCCTACTTGTAGAGGTGCTCTACCAAATTTTCCTTAA
- a CDS encoding plasmepsin VI, putative, with the protein MLYFYVLIFCIIISINLIFSLKISNVLKNEKNVNLSTSYLGERNFIFNEIKLENRFKNDMKGYIQNIKNFHSLIENKKPNSLLYVQEDLTNFHNSQFIGDIEIGNPPQKFKVVFDTGSSNFAIPSVKCVRGGCVSHRKFNPEKSKTFTKCLKNNKESIYTYIQYGTGTSILEHGYDDIYIKGLKIKSQSIGLAIEESLHPFSDLPFDGIIGLGFPDSDFRFQNKYATPLIETIKKQNLLKRNIFSFYVPKNLKKLGSITFGKANNKYVLEGKKIEWFPVISIYFWEVHLLDIQLSDKSLLAFKNKKFRAAIDTGSSLITGPSSFIQPLIEKLNLENDCSNKNNLPNISFILKNVEGKNVKLDFKPEDYIIEDIDDNNNSVQCAIGIMSLDIPSPRGPIFIFGNSFIRKYYTIFDNDHKIVGLVEANHDF; encoded by the exons atgttgtatttttatgttttaattttttgtattattatttcaataaacttaattttttcattgaaAATTTctaatgttttaaaaaatgaaaaaaatgtcaATTTAAGCACATCTTATTTGGGAGAACgaaatttcattttcaatGAAATCAAATTAGAAAATagatttaaaaatgatatgaaaggatatattcaaaatattaaGAATTTTCATTCATTAATAGAAAACAAGAAACCTAATTCTTTATTGTATGTTCAGGAAGATTTAACTAATTTTCATAATAGTCAATTTATTGGAGATATAGAAATTGGAAATCCACCTCAAAAATTTAAAGTAGTTTTTGATACAGGATCAAGTAACTTCGCAATCCCTTCAGTAAAATGCGTTAG GGGTGGATGTGTTTCACATAGAAAATTTAATCCTGAAAAATCGAAGACTTTTACTAAATgcttaaaaa aCAATAAAGAATCTATTTATACGTATATTCaa TATGGAACAGGAACAAGCA ttctTGAGCACGGATAtgatgatatatatataaagggatt aaaaattaagagCCAAAGTATAGGGCTAGCTATTGaag aatCATTACACCCGTTTTCTGATCTACCATTTGATGGAATTATTGGCTTAGGATTTCCTGATT cTGATTTCAGatttcaaaataaatatgcaACACCTTTAATagaaacaattaaaaaacaa aatcttttaaaaagaaacattttttcattttatgttccaaaaaacttaaaaaa attAGGTTCTATCACATTTGGGAAAGCTAATAACAAATATGTACTtgaaggaaaaaaaattgaatggTTTCCTGTTATATctattt atttcTGGGAAGTACATTTACTAGACATACAACTCTCTGATAAAAGTTTGCTGgcctttaaaaataaaaaatttagagcAGCAATTGACACTGGGTCAAGTTTg ATAACTGGCCCATCCAGTTTTATACAAcctttaatagaaaaattaaatttagaaaatgatTGCtcaaataaaaacaatttacctaatatttcatttattttaaaaaatgttgaAGGAAAGAATGTGAAGTTAGATTTTAAACCAGAAGATTACATTATTGAAGATATAGATGAT aATAATAATTCCGTTCAAT gtGCTATTGGAATAATGTCCCTTGATATTCCTTCTCCTCGAGGtcccatttttatttttg GAAATTcttttattagaaaatattatacaaTATTTGATAACGATCATAAAATTGTTGGTCTAGTAGAAGCAAATCatgatttttaa
- the GSK3 gene encoding glycogen synthase kinase 3, putative: protein MKDWHIDDHINIYQENEKNNNKEYATTNSCIINKSNENDSSSESSNSSNDEKHKILENEIHKSPNKAYRLGNIVGNGSFGVVYEAICLDTSEKVAIKKVLQDPQYKNRELMIMKNLNHVNIIYLKDYYYTESIKKNEKNIFLNVVMEYIPQTVHKYMKYYSRSNQSIPIFLVKLYSYQLCRALAYLHSKLICHRDLKPQNLLIDPKTHTLKLCDFGSAKNLLAGQRSVSYICSRFYRAPELMLGSTNYTTHIDLWSLGCIIAEMILGFPLFSGQSSVDQLVRIIQVLGTPTEEQMKEMNPNYADVKFPDVKPKDLKKIFPKSTSEDAINLVSRFLKYEPLKRLSSIEALGDPFFDELRDPCIKLPKYIDKLPELFNFCEEEIKVMSIECRRKVIPKYLYEKYEYILNEQNDNNNINENINKEFNESNLENNKSNNKAHLVIES, encoded by the exons ATGAAAGATTGGCATATTG atgaccatataaatatatatcaagaaaatgagaaaaataataataaagaatatgCTACTACTAACAGCtgtataattaataaaagtaatgagAATGATAGTTCAAGTGAATCTAGTAATAGTAGTAATGatgaaaaacataaaatactAGAAAATGAAATTCATAAATCACCAAATAAGGCATATAGATTAGGAAATATTGTCGGAAATGGAAGCTTTGGTGTTGTTTATGAAGCTATTTGTCTTGACACCTCAGAAAAGGTGGCtattaaaaaagttttacAAGATCctcaatataaaaatagagaattaatgataatgaaaaatttaaatcatgtaaatattatatatttaaaagattattattatacagaatcaattaaaaaaaatgaaaaaaatatatttttaaatgtagtAATGGAATATATACCTCAAACTgtacataaatatatgaaatattattCTAGAAGTAATCAGTCTATACcaatttttttagttaaattatattcatatCAATTATGTAGGGCTTTAGCATATTTACACTCAAAACTGATATGTCATAGAGATTTAAAACctcaaaatttattaatagatCCTAAAACACATACATTAAAATTATGTGATTTTGGTAGTGCAAAGAATTTACTAGCTGGGCAACGTAGTGTTTCATATATTTGTTCTAGATTTTATAGAGCCCCTGAATTAATGTTAGGTTCAACTAATTACACTACTCATATAGACTTATGGTCATTag GTTGTATAATAGCAGAAATGATTTTAGGATTTCCTTTGTTTTCAGGACAATCAAGCGTTGATCAATTAGTGAGAATAATACAAGTTCTAG GAACACCAACTGAAGAACAAATGAAAGAAATGAATCCAAATTATGCTGATGTAAAATTTCCAGATGTTAAACCAAAAGACTTAAAAAAA atATTCCCAAAGAGCACATCAGAAGATGCTATAAACTTGGTTTCtagatttttaaaatatgaacCATTAAAACGACTTAGTTCTATtgaa gCATTGGGAGATCCATTTTTTGATGAATTAAGAGATCCTTGTATTAA atTACCAAAATATATTGATAAATTACcagaattatttaatttttgtgaAGAAGAAATTAAAGTAATGTCTATTGAATGCAGAAGAAAAGTAATACCTAAATAtctttatgaaaaatatgaatatatactGAATGAACAAAATGATAACAATAacattaatgaaaatataaataaggaATTCAATGAATcgaatttagaaaataataaatcaaataataaaGCTCATTTGGTTATTGAAAGTTGA
- a CDS encoding TPR domain containing protein, whose protein sequence is MTTTKNSYFRLPNDDEIDEFLERVDDVTTKVRNILDNKISIEEIEKEERKLFLEKRAKEIKEEEKKEKEKRDFLLGKEGKGNENNYLYFCRFCFVEYSYDLKNCKRCNELVITREQRKKELEEKVKIYKIEKDKRNARRNNWKQFLKSRKNEEKKKITSYEKWNYYEPSSDTFDEDEKTLYVPKHNKNFQILEKKMNEDIKKRNENRKVAYSMKQKGNNFFKQKNYLYAIDCYKNALDICKDYLEIYNNLALCQIKIYQYENAIENCNKVIEYYNIFQKDLKVKNSVIFKSYARKGLALFKLHKFNESMENFKLALSLYPNDKETIEYIEKCEKILDDYRKAQSDKLLSNKNQEKENKKVEKKEHIEEDHKNNDQFNMSNSDLDIGNYEDLIMELSKMDIKKKSKLFSEYLRKMKKLLKKNKRAKLSFCSYAYEIKDNKNEKIKKVTFLSYVVEQLNEILFYVKKEIDGDILTSENTKYKKFHMPKYLKKSGNTIIDILILILEDNYHYSDFCIHALNPILTFYFLGILKISKCINFLLSISENYEARKVFCTIVENNNYILKNILKTINDYITEQRSVYTKEKLSRFEFLRNSILDSVHEDINDIKKEDSNKNFIIKKEDGDENKNIIKNDNRYNNTINYNEENIILKNNSSTNLLDNSNEKKLEEKKKSENLLEKKYEFINLFGVLSHFIVQTNVLNLLEKKFMKDILNIIIFINEKFYDYNEMHCNYLSFLVNLVGNINIRLIVLNKCWFNIFYFVEKIENESLMKNILSVIFNLTITWTNDIEKKKLSSFDKEIKISSFHKIIKCTQSADKRVSELCFLLLSRFYLYIYYLSLNIQQHKNDTCNNNSNNNRNNYNNINNDDNVNNDNNRKLINSLKESIYKENEKLIELDEFSSLSLKKSILSILSRKNEFSLINSCINLVFCLSRYTNFLNNLIEKDADNAFKELTNEVCSIFLDIQNNTTKDKTFYVLINNIIMFITQILKNLSIRNDYNNTEIIYREIRKLIPYAIQISSVEKTLKKNISIFLSYCFLNDHLKQTILSLYNNDINRIHYLLKVS, encoded by the coding sequence ATGACTACTACAAAAAATAGTTATTTTAGATTACCTAATGATGACGAAATAGATGAGTTTTTAGAAAGGGTAGACGATGTAACAACTAAAGttagaaatattttagataataaaataagtatagaagaaatagaaaaagaagaaagaaaattatttcttGAAAAAAGAgcaaaagaaataaaagaagaagaaaaaaaggaaaaggaaaaaagagATTTTTTATTGGGTAAAGAAGGAAAaggaaatgaaaataattatttatatttttgtcgTTTTTGTTTTGTTGAATATAgttatgatttaaaaaattgcaaAAGATGCAATGAATTAGTAATAACTAGAGaacaaagaaaaaaggaattagaagaaaaagtaaaaatttataaaattgaaaaagataaaagaaaTGCACGAAGAAATAATTGGAAgcaatttttaaaatcaagaaaaaatgaagagaaaaaaaaaataacaagtTATGAGAAATGGAATTACTATGAGCCAAGCAGTGATACTTTTGATGAGGATGAAAAAACATTATATGTTCCTAagcataataaaaattttcaaatattagaaaaaaaaatgaatgaagatataaaaaaaagaaatgaaaatagaAAAGTTGCTTATAGTATGAAgcaaaaaggaaataattttttcaagcaaaaaaattatttatatgccATAGATTGTTATAAAAATGCGTTAGATATTTGCAAAGATTATTtggaaatatataataatctAGCTTTATgtcaaattaaaatatatcaatATGAAAATGCTATTGAAAACTGTAATAAGGTTattgaatattataatatatttcaaaaagaTCTCAAAGTTAAAAATTcggttatttttaaaagttatGCAAGAAAAGGATTAgcactttttaaattacataaatttaatgaatcAATGGAAAACTTTAAGTTGGCTTTATCACTTTATCCTAATGATAAGGAAACAATTgaatatattgaaaaatgtgaaaaaatattagatgATTATAGAAAAGCACAAAGTGATAAATTactttcaaataaaaatcaagaaaaagagaataaaaaagtagaaaaaaaagaacatatAGAAGAGgatcataaaaataatgatcaATTTAATATGAGCAACAGTGACTTAGATATAGGAAATTACGAAGATTTAATAATGGAGTTATCAAAAatggatataaaaaaaaaatcaaaactTTTTTCAGAGTATCTTAGAAAAATGAAGAAGCTtctaaagaaaaacaaaagagCAAAACTAAGTTTTTGCTCATATGCATAcgaaataaaagataataaaaatgaaaaaataaagaaagtaACCTTTTTATCATATGTTGTTGAGCAACTTAATGAAATATTGTTTTAtgttaaaaaagaaattgatGGTGATATATTAACAAgtgaaaatacaaaatataaaaaatttcatatgcctaaatatttaaaaaaaagtggtAATACAATTATTGATATCCTAATATTGATACTTGAAgataattatcattattcCGATTTTTGCATACACGCATTAAATCcaattttaactttttattttttaggaattttaaaaatttcaaaatgcataaattttttactttctaTTAGTGAAAATTATGAGGCAAGAAAGGTATTTTGTACTATtgttgaaaataataattatattttaaaaaatatattaaaaaccATAAATGATTATATAACAGAACAAAGAAGTGTTTACACAAAAGAAAAGTTATCACGTTTTGAATTTTTAAGAAACTCCATATTGGATAGTGTGCACGAagatataaatgatattaaaaaagaagacaGTAATAAGAActtcataattaaaaaagaagatggtgatgaaaataaaaatattataaaaaatgataatagaTACAATAAtacaataaattataatgaagaaaatataattttaaagaacAATTCTTCCACAAATTTATTGGATAAtagtaatgaaaaaaaattagaagaaaaaaaaaaaagtgaaaatttACTTGAAAAGAAGTatgaatttattaatttatttggtGTTTTATCTCACTTCATTGTACAAACCAATGTATTGAATTtgctagaaaaaaaatttatgaaagatatacttaatattattatttttattaatgaaaaattttatgattacAATGAAATGCATTGTAATTATTTGTCTTTTTTAGTAAATTTAGTTGGAAACATCAACATAAGATTAATTGTATTGAATAAATGTTggtttaatattttttattttgtagaaaaaattgaaaatgaaagtttaatgaaaaatattttatcagtaatttttaatttaactATTACATGGACAaatgatatagaaaaaaaaaaactttcaTCTTTTGATAAGGAAATAAAGATAAGTagttttcataaaattattaaatgtaCTCAATCGGCAGATAAACGAGTAAGTGAGTTGTGCTTTTTACTTTTAAGtagattttatttatatatttattatttatctcTTAATATTCAACAACATAAAAATGATAcctgtaataataatagtaataacaaTAGGaacaattataataatattaataatgatgataatgtgaataatgataataatagaaaattaataaattctttaaaagaaagcatatataaagaaaatgaaaaattaattgaGCTAGAtgaattttcttctttatctttaaaaaaatccattttatctattttatcaagaaaaaatgaattttctttaataaattcATGTATAAATCTTGTTTTCTGCTTATCAAGATATACTAATTTTCTAAACAATTTAATTGAAAAAGATGCTGATAATGCTTTTAAAGAATTAACAAATGAAGTATGTTCAATTTTCTTAGATATTCAAAATAATACTACTAAAGACAAAACATTTTATGTTttgataaataatattattatgttTATTACTCAaatcttaaaaaatttatcaataagaaatgattataataatacagaaataatatatagaGAGATAAGAAAATTAATACCATATGCAATTCAAATAAGTAGTGTAGAAAAaaccttaaaaaaaaatattagcatttttttatcatattgcTTTTTAAATGATCATTTAAAACAAacaatattatcattatataataatgacATTAATAGAATTCATTATTTACTTAAAGTTTCATAG
- a CDS encoding transporter, putative codes for MNKLKNKIIIVLFMYSISTTSIVYQNYIFIANLFKKFRAYEWLCKNEKGNSDDDFFLCYEQENSIQFLLTTGFIIQFISGSIGSVLIKITSKKYIAKIGFFFMLIGWILLCVSLYYTKYYIENKIENNFEIISLFFKLSFICLGIGSDNTYLPIIYYINEKYPVKDDIIKSNRLNDKFNKLKNLLRNKNYILISTMSSLAVLSLFVGNVINVTLYYFDFQSNIIIVILIYISLCIVPSFFITNFLEYKEDFYEEYVDIIKNEHKYEEKNDKILNNVDLYKSGNEASYIKKKDYEKNYYNNSPKYNSDNDYEENFDEIYEDNPYKNKEENNDNKICFKKNNHMVTNESNPKINNDIVIYLNNMKNEDKNNEIYEYKNEMINKNKEKNSTMLISRRENIFLKNINFTLLKKHVLSSLYIFIIIEFFIVTFSICFFMFSLFDIYEKNAFGNTLNIYSYFLPSSFIVTLIFGIVADIIGIYNFISFNLILGISLFISILIYYNTYNVLIGYISLIIYFFHQSFYANHMYMYMSTIFRDNNFSILIGIINFFACFGFYLSYKINEYVKYKKESVHLTIITKIMISSYVLIFFFYIIYIKRKICHKLINI; via the coding sequence ATGAAtaagttaaaaaataaaattataatagttCTTTTTATGTATAGTATATCTACTACCTCTATTGtttatcaaaattatatatttattgcaaatttatttaaaaaatttagagcATATGAATGGCTttgtaaaaatgaaaaaggaaatagtgatgatgatttttttttatgttatgaGCAGGAAAATTCTATTCAGTTTTTATTAACAACAGGATTCATCATTCAATTTATATCAGGTTCTATTGGTAGtgtattaattaaaataacttcaaaaaaatatatagcaAAAATAGGTTTTTTTTTCATGCTTATTGGATGGATATTATTATGTGTATCGTTATATTAtacaaaatattatattgaaaataaaatagaaaataattttgaaataatttcGTTATTTTTTAAACTCTCTTTTATTTGTCTCGGTATAGGATCTGATAACACTTACTTAccaattatttattatattaatgagAAATACCCAGTTAAGGATGATATAATTAAATCAAATAGgttaaatgataaatttaataaattgaaGAATTTGCTGAGAaataaaaactatatatTAATTAGTACCATGTCTTCTCTCGCTGTTTTAAGTTTATTTGTTGGTAATGTGATAAATGTCacattatattattttgattttcaaagcaatattattattgttatactaatttatatttcattatgtATTGTTCCTTCATTTTTCATAACTAATTTTCTTGAATATAAAGAAGATTTTTATGAAGAATATGtagatattattaaaaatgaacataagtatgaagaaaaaaatgacaaGATTTTAAACAATGTAGATTTATATAAGTCTGGCAACGAAGCTtcctatataaaaaaaaaagattacgaaaaaaattattataataatagtcCTAAATATAATTCTGATAATGATTATGAAGAAAACTTTGATGAAATTTATGAAGATAATCCCTACAAAAATAAGGAAGAAaacaatgataataaaatttgtttcAAAAAGAATAATCATATGGTTACCAATGAAAGTAATccaaaaattaataatgatattgtaatttatttaaataatatgaagAACGAAGACAAAAATAATGagatatatgaatataaaaatgaaatgataaataaaaataaagaaaaaaacagcACCATGTTAATTAGTAGaagagaaaatatttttttaaaaaatataaattttactcTTTTGAAGAAACATGTGCTTTCTTCActttacatatttattatcatagaattttttatagttACCTTTagtatttgtttttttatgttttctttatttgatatatatgaaaaaaatgccTTTGGGAAcacattaaatatttattcctACTTTTTACCATCAAGTTTTATTGTTACATTAATATTTGGTATTGTAGCTGATATTATAggcatttataattttatcagttttaatttaatattaggAATTTCTCTATTTATTTccatattaatttattataatacatataatGTACTGATTGGCTATATatcattaattatttatttttttcatcaaagCTTTTACGCAAATCACATGTATATGTATATGTCTACTATATTCAgagataataatttttcaattttaattggaattataaatttctttGCATGTTTTGGATTTTACTTgtcttataaaattaatgaatatgttaaatataaaaaagaaagtgttcatttaacaataataacaaaaattatgatTTCTTCATATgttctaatttttttcttttatataatatatattaaaagaaaaatttgtcataaattaattaatatttaa
- the RPN12 gene encoding 26S proteasome regulatory subunit RPN12, putative, which translates to MSKEYKEGIKLFKELISCYNNISEEELDKKANDDINKIIDLGDDINDPTTCNIYKCKEILSKLKLIIIHLPSIDPLLPICKKNINELLLAREVLEKGVIISIRDKDIKSFNIYTAQLFIYYFDYKDILPKSKKQNGILGVYLLYLLASNSIGDFHMTLEIIPIEDQNDKYIKYVLELEQHIMDGYFHYVLTRKDEIPLYLYSLFMERLYSTIRYKLADCIFSSSNSISLLHACELLKFKSENELYEFITAYNETKTSQGENNVIWEIKNNKIFFNNKTVNSQEVPALEILNNTIGYATELERIV; encoded by the coding sequence atgtcaaaagaatataaagaaggaataaaattatttaaggAATTAATAAGTTGTTATAATAACATAAGTGAAGAAgaattagataaaaaagctaatgatgatataaataaaataattgatTTAGGTGATGATATTAATGATCCAACAACATGTAATATATACAAATgtaaagaaattttatcaaagttaaaattaataataatacatttGCCTTCAATTGATCCTTTATTACCAatatgcaaaaaaaatatcaatgaACTATTACTAGCAAGGGAAGTATTAGAAAAAGGTGTAATAATTTCAATAAGAGATAAAGatattaaatcatttaatatatatacagcacaactatttatttattattttgattataaagatattttaccgaaaagtaaaaaacaaaatgGTATATTAGGAGTATatctattatatttattagcATCGAATTCAATTGGAGATTTTCATATGACTTTAGAAATAATACCTATAGAAGATcaaaatgataaatatataaagtatGTTTTGGAGTTAGAACAACATATAATGGATGgatattttcattatgttTTAACAAGAAAAGATGAAATTCCATTATACTTATACTCATTATTTATGGAAAGGTTATATAGTACTATTAGATATAAATTAGCCGACtgtatattttcttcttctaatTCTATCAGTTTATTACATGCTtgtgaattattaaaatttaaaagtgaaaatgaattatatgaatttatCACAGCTTATAATGAAACTAAAACAAGTCAAGGAGAAAATAACGTAATAtgggaaataaaaaataacaaaattttttttaataataaaactgTTAATTCTCAAGAAGTACCCGCTTTAGAAATATTGAATAATACTATTGGCTATGCAACAGAATTAGAAAGAATTGTGTaa